ccccacacacactgatccccctccccccccacacacacacactgaccccccccacacacactgatccccctccccccccacacactgatccccttccccccccacactgatccccctcccacccccacacactgatccccctcccccccacacacactgatccccctcccccccacacactgatccccctcccccccacacactgatccccctcccccccacacactgatccccctcccccccacacactgatccccctcccccccacactgatccccctccccccccccacacactgatccccctcccccccacacactgatccccctcccccccacacactgatccccctcccccccacacactgatccctctcccccccccccactgatccccctccccctccacaatgatccccctcccactcccctccccccccccacactgatccctctccccccccacagtgatccccctccccccccacacactgatccccctccccccacacactgatccccctccccccccacacactgattcccctccccccccacacactgattcccctccccccccacacacactgatccccctcccccccccacacacacacactgacccccccacacacactgatccccctccccccccacacactgatccccttccccccccacactgattcccctcccacccccacacactgatccccctcccccccacacactgatccccctccccccccacacactgatccccctccccccccacactgatccccctcccccccccacacactgatccccctcccccccacacactgatccccctcccccccacacactgatccccctcccccccacacactgatccctctcccccccacacactgatccctctccccccccccccactgatccccctccccctccacaatgatccccctcccactcccctcccccccccacactgatccccctcccccccccccccgccccacattgGTGCAGAGCAGGGAACATTTTCTTGGTTTGGAATAAATTGAAATACAGTGCGAGCTGCTACAGGATTTACATTTAATCCATGACATCTCCATATTGAGTTTTCTTTCCTCCATTGTCAGTGTTCTCCGCAGAATCAGTCTTCTGATCCTCTGTACCTGTAAATACAATAGAATTATagcatcatacagcacaggaggaggccattcggcccatcgtgcctgtatcggctctttgaacaagctttcaattagtcccactccctcctgctctttccccacagccctgcaaatttcttcttttcaagtatttatctaatttcctttCGAACTTTATaataaatctgcttccaccgaccGCTTCCAGACTGTGCACCCCAGATCACAACAACATGTTCTATAATAAAAATTCTCATCtccgctctggttcttttgccaattaccaccCCTACCAttaccacccacccccccgcccaaccGCCATCCCACCCACTAACTCATATTGACAAGTGAGCTATCCTTGCTTGGCCAGTGCCCTTCCCACTGAGCCATAGCCCCCACACCGCTACCCTCCCACCACCACACACCCCAAACTCCCCCATACCctgacccacccccacacactccaaactcctccattccccccccccaaccactgcCTCGTACTGACAGTGAACTTCCCCTGTTTGGTCAGTCCGCCTCCCACTGTTACACGGAGCtatacaccctccccccccctccccccaccgattccaaACTCCCCCATCCCACCCCTGCCCCGCGCTCACCTACTCCAAACTCCCCCatcccacccgccccccacccatTCCAaactcccccatcccaccccccccacccattccaaactcccccatcccaccacccccccccccgacgccaCCACACCCCTACACATCCCAAaattccccactccacccccacacccCTACTCCCACACACCCCTCAAACTGTGAAGTTCGATGCTCGGTTTGTGCTGAGTGGGTCTGGAGCAGGTAAGGGCCTGAGTGGTACTGGGTTAGGGACTGCTACTCCTGATTGCTGCACAGTGATCCCTCCTGGAAAGCTCAGACATCAAGCTGTCAGTGAAGGCAGCTTCACCTCCCGTGATCGAACCTCACTCAGCATGACTCTGCCTTTGGCAGAAAGCATCTTGCGAGCTGAACAAATTCAAAGCAGCCTGGATTAGTCCATTGGACAAGCTCACAACCTGCTCACTCAATTCTCACAACCATTGTGAAGTTGGCAGAAGAACTGAAGTACACCTAACTGGGCCTGTAGGCCAAAAAAGAAAGAAAAGCCAATAAAGTTTCTGACCAGGAACAAGGCCCAGCCCCGCCCACGGACAGTTTTCAGCTCACAGCCAGTTGTTTTTTTGCTGAACTGCTTTTTCTGCGACTCATGTTGAGGGACGTCAATGCTGGGAATGGAATATTTTTTCAGAACCCACtgtgagcatcaaacactcccagggcaggtacagctcgggttagatacagaataaagctccctctacactgtcccatcaaatactcccagggcaggtacagcacggggttagatacagagtaaagctccctctacactgtcccatcaaacactcccagggcaggtacagcacgggttagatacagagtaaagctccctctacactgcttgAGTAATGTGTCTCAGCCAAAAATACAAGAGCATCCTATACTGCAAATGAGAGTTATCTATTTCTGTCAGTGTAGCCAGTGAGACAATATTAGTGGTTCTGCTCCGAAACCATCAATCCAGAGAGCAGCAGTCCAAACCCCACTACAGGAAGTTTGAGAAATTGAAGGTAGTAAATCAGAAAGATTGACTATAAAACTGCCAGATTGCCTTAAAAATCCAACTGAAACCTGCTGCCCCTAAAGATGAAGCTTATCCaacacaatgtggttgactcttaatggcttccgaggccaagcaagccactcaaagACAAATGTTGTCCACAAGGGCGACTTACAGAAAGTGAGTGCGTCAATTTATTGGATATGGCAGCTCAGTCTTGTGTTGTGTGGGCCTGTGTCGGGGAACTGGGCTCAGATTACCCAAACTCAATTGCATACACAATCCTTGCAGGCAGAGGAAACGGTCATTTCATTAGTCTGGGCAGGATTCAAATACAGGTTTTCggcaccttgagcctgttccgctattcaaaagATCACAACTGAACTGTacttcatttacccgcctttgatccattGCCCTTGATACctttcttcttcttgggcagtcccttggagtcaaggatgacttgcctccacactaatgtgagttctcaggtgattggtgagtccaatgcgggacctatagtctctgtcacaggtgggacagacagtggttggagggacgggtgggcggGGTGcttggttgccgtgcgctccttctgttgtttgcgcttggcttccatgtgctccgggcgaagtgttcggcgcctctcCTGCcactggatttgtaggatcttgcgggacagcattggtggtacttgtccagtgctttgaggtgcctactgtacatagttcatgtctctgaagcatataggagggcgagtagcactactgctctgtaaaccatgagcttagtgccgggtttgagatcttggtcttcgaacactctcttcctcaggcaatcgaaggctgcactggcacagtgaAAGCGGTGCTGGActccgtcatcgacgtctgcccttgttgacagcaggctcccgaggtatggaaaatggcccacgttgtccaaggcctcgtcatggatcttgataatccggGGGCAGGATTGTGTggtaggggcaggttggtagagaacctttgtcttatggatgtttagtgtaaggcccatacccttGATACCCTAACCCAACAAAAATCtggcaatctcagttttgaaaatttccattgatccccaacatccacagcctttcgggggagcgagttccagattgttccaggtgtggaggctgggacagtgaatacatttaagacagagatagacagtttcataactgataagggattaaggggttatgaggagcgggcagggaagtggagctgagtccatgagcggatcagccatgatcgtattaaatggcggagcaggctcaaggggtcatatggccgactcctgctcctagttcttatgtccactactctgtgactctgtgtatgaaagaagtgcttcctgatttcactcctgaacggccgagctctaattttaagattgtgccctcttgttctggagtcccccatcagaggaaatagtttctctgtatctattaaatccttttatcattttaaaacaTCTTGATTAGATCATCTCTCAATTTCCtgtactcaaaggaatacaagcgaAGTTTatgcaaccagttctcaatttaaccctttcagccccggtaccattctggtgaatctgcactgctccctcCGAGGCCAATCCTTccttcctgaggggcggggcccagaactgaacccagttCTCCAGCTGGGGTCTGACTcgagctctgtacagctggaacATAACTTCCACTCTTtgtatttttaaaatgtattcattcacgggatgtgagcgtcgctgacaaggccagcatttattggcaatccttaatttccctcgagaaggtagtggtgagccaccttcttgacaactgagcagctcgctgggccatttcagagagcagttaagagttaatcacattgctgtgggtctggagtcacacataggccagaccgggtaaggacggcagattgccttccataaaggacattagtgaacagatGGGTTGTTTTGACAATCCGATAGTTATATgaccaccattactgatactagtttttttttaatggcagatttatttaattaattgaatttaaattccccagctgccacagtgggatttgagctcaggcctccagattactagtccagtaacaaccactatgctaccgtactctaCAGTATTCCAGCCACCTTGAGATAATGACCAACTTTcattggcctttttgattattttttgattATTTTGTGCGTTAGCTTTTAGTGGTTTGGGTACCTGCACACCAAATCCCCTTGCTCCTCCACAATTTCTAGTCTcttgccatttagaaaatattctgatttatctttcttggatccaaagtggattacctcactgcCCAACATTGAACTCTATATGTCAttgttttgcctactcacttaatctgtctatgtccctcaGTAAATTCCTGCTCCCGTCACAACTTACTGTTCCTCCTAAATTAACTTCCTGCTCCTGTACACACACAACTTACTGTTCCTCCTaaattagtgtcgtctgcaaacgtgGATATACATCAATCtattctttcatccaagtcattgacatatatggtgaaaagttgaggcccaaatacagatccctggggaataccacttgtCACATTCCGATCAGAGTACatcccctttatccctactctgtctcttGCCTCCCAACCAATTTTCAACCCTGATCCTAAGGTTACCTCCTATTctggaagttactggaatctgttATCAGGGATAGAGTGACTAACTCATCAGGGAGTCAGCAGTGGTCTGTGAAAGGCAAatcctgcaaatttcctgggaggacagatgcaccaactcagtgttctcgatcaggcgcaCTTTCATTTTTGATAATCTCTTCTGTggaattttatcaaatgccttctgaaagataGATAACGTCCATCTACCTGACGTGGCCACAAAACATGCctctagattagtcagacatgatctaccCTTCacatttcattcattcattcattcattggcagtccctcgaaatcgagaaagacttgcttccactctaaaagtgagttctctggtgactgaacagtccaatatgggaattacagtctctgtcacaggtggggcagatagtcgttggaggaaacggtggatggggagtctggtttgccgcaccctccttccgctgcctacgcttggacTCTGCattctctcggtgatgagactcgaggtgctcagcgccttcccgaatgctcttcctccacttagggcggtctttggccacggactcccaggtgtcggtggggatgttgcactttatcagggaggctttgagggtgcccttgaaacgtttcctctgcccacctgggctcgcttgctgtgtaggagttccgagtagagcgcttactttgggagtctcgtgtcgggcatgcgaacaatgtggcctgcccaacggagctggttgagtgtggtcaatgcttcgatgctggggatgttggcttgattgagaacactgacgttgatgcgtctgtcctccctggggatttgcggGATTTGCCCTTCACAGACCGGTGCTGACTCCCTGATGAattcatacttgtccaagtgcttagtcactctgtccctgataacagattccagtaacttccccacagcTGACAGTAAACTGGcaggtctgtagtttcctgtttctCCCTCCTTTCTGTCTGAAACACAGGTCACAGAGGTGAAAACCAGTGTTTAGCTGCCTCACTGCACAACCCAACCTCTTTAAAGTTCATCTTTGTTTgaaaccaatttttaaaaaattctgtGACCAATCTGAACCAAAGGTATCtttccactccccctccccgcagGAATTTCTCATCGTTTTCCCACACTCCTGCAGAGCACTTTTTTGTTCACATGCTTTCCTTCCTGGTATCCTCCTCACCTTTATCCGAGCTGTGTGGCATTGCTCCAGTCTCGAGGTAAATCCACAGGTTTGAGCACTTCTGTGTCTCCACACGTGTCACCACGTAACTCGTCAGTGACCCCGTCACTGTATCAGAGGAAACAGCCAATGTTAAATAATGTCGCAACTGTGAACATGACTCAGTCTGGTGCTGAAGGAACTGGGCCTGGCCAGTCAGCTGGGGGCCTGGCCAGTCAGCTGGGGGCCTGGCCAGTCAGTGGGGGGCCTGGCCAGTCAGTggggagaactcccgtgctcttctttggATAGTGCTATGGGATAATATAcattcacctgagaaagcagacagggcctctgaaagacagcacctcctgcagggcagtactccctcagtacgtaACCGAAGGTCATCCCAACTCCCATTTGTTGACAAGAGTTCCCTCTCTTGAAACCCATTAAGGTTTCTTTCAACATGATTATATAGGGTTAGGTCACAAATTATACctctcccataagaacataaaaaaaataggagcaggagtaggccattcggcccttcgatcctgctctgccattcaatatcatggctgatcttccacctcaactttaGCTAGCCGCACTATTTCCAGAGCCCTCCATAttcaaaaatttatcgacctctgtcttgaatatactgaacgactgagcattcacagctctctgggatagagaattgcaaatcctttgagtgaagaactttctcctcatctcagtcctaaatggccaatctcttattcagagactgtgacccccctagttttagactccccagccagaggaaacatcctccctgcatctaccctgtcaagctctaagaatgttatatatttcaatgagatcacctctcattcttctaaactctagggaatatagacttaatctactcaatcgctcctcattggacaatcccctcatcccaggaatcagtctggtgaagctttgttgcactccctctaaggtaagtatatccttccttgggtaaagagaccaaaacagtacatagTACTCCAAGGtcctatataattgtagcaaggcttctttactcttatattccaatccCTTTacattgctccgccattcaataagattatgggcgatctgatcttggcctcaactacatttttctgcctgttccccataacccttgatccccctatagtttaagaatctgtctatcacagccttgaatatattcaatgactcagcctccacagctctcggaggtcgagaattccatacattcatgaccctcagagaagaaattcctccttatctccgtcttaaattgacgactccttattctgaaactatgctccctagttctagattcccccaagagggcaAACAGcccctctgtatctatcctgtcaagccccttcagaatcttatatgtttcgataagatcacctctcattcttctaaactttaatgagtacaggcccaagctgctcaacctttccttagaggacaaccccttcatcccaggaatcaacctcatgaaccttctctgaactgcatccaatgcaagtatatccctccttaaataaggagaccaaaactgtacacattattcgaggtgtggtctcaccaatgccctgtgcagttgtagcagttacttccctacttttataatccatccgccttgcaataaagaccaacattccatttgcctagctaattacttgctgtatctgcatactaactttttgtgtttcatgtacgaggatacccagatccctctgtaccgcagcattctgtaatctctctccatgtAAAATAAAATGTTGCACTTcgattcttcttaccaaagtggataaccttacattttcccacattatacgccatctgctaattttttgcccactcacttaacctatctatatcgctttgcagactctgtgtcctcctcacaacttgctttccccgcTATCTTTGCAtcttcagcaaatttggttacaatacactcggtcccttcatccaagtcattaatatagattgtaaatagttgaggtcccagcacggatccctgtgacaccccacttgttagtttgccaacctgaaaatggcccatttatcctgactctctgctttctgttagttagccaatcctctatccatgctaatatattaccccaacacttatcttgtgtagtaatcttttatgtggcaccttatcgaatgccttttggaaaaccaaatacaccacatccctttatccaacctgctcgttacatcctcaaagaactcgaataaatttgtcaaacacgatttccctttcataaaaccatgttaactctgcttgattgtattatgattttctaaatgtcctgctacgactttcttaataatggactccagcattttcccaatgacagaggttaggctaactggcctacaattacctgctttctgtctccctcctttcttcaatgggggcgttacatttgcggttttccaatccgctaggacctttcaagaatccagaaaatgttggtagattacaaccaatgcatgcactatctctgcagccacttcttttaagactctaggatgcaggccatcaggtccaggggacttatccacctttagtcccattagtttgcctaacactttttctctagtgatagtgattgttttaatttcctccctccttttgccccctgattttctactattattgggatgcttttagtgtcttctaccgtgaagacaaatacaaaatatttgttcaaagtctctgccatttcattgtttcccattattaattccccagtctcatcttctaatggtCAACATTAACTTtaattactctcttcctttttacatagttgtagaaattcttactgtctgtttttttatttcttgctagtttactctcataatctattttctccctctttattatgtttttagccatcctttgctgatttctaaaatgttcccaatcttttggcctaccactaatcttcgcaacattgtatgccttttctttcaatttgataccatccttaacttccttagttcgctgcagatggttcatccttctcttagagtctttctctctcaatggaatatatcttttatgagaattatgaaatatctccttaaatgtctgccacggcttatctaccatcttacattttaatctattttcccagttcaagtctgtcttcatacctttgtaattgcctttatttaggtttaagacactggtt
This DNA window, taken from Pristiophorus japonicus isolate sPriJap1 chromosome 20, sPriJap1.hap1, whole genome shotgun sequence, encodes the following:
- the tmem141 gene encoding transmembrane protein 141 isoform X2 gives rise to the protein MVNVGLSRVSESVAAKHPGLQEYAACQSHAFMKGTSAAFVMQRLLNKKLPVPTKWNVLLSVVTGSLTSYVVTRVETQKCSNLWIYLETGAMPHSSDKGTEDQKTDSAENTDNGGKKTQYGDVMD